The Cotesia glomerata isolate CgM1 linkage group LG9, MPM_Cglom_v2.3, whole genome shotgun sequence region TAGTAAAAAAAAGCGATGAGTTGATTtgactgaaaaataaaacaaatatatcTACAATGGAGCATGTagataaaaatgataagaatATAGTAGTTTTCACCACGTCTAATAGACTCTCGCCTTCTATTCCGGGATGTTGTGCATTTGACGTAAAGTTGAGTCGAGTGGTTtgttatatatacatgtataaaaGGAGATAGTGAAGTGTTCGATAAAGTTAGTCTTTTatcacttaaattttttttttcacgtaaATGTTGAGTAACTTttcgtttatatttaatgacaAAAGTGACATGATATCAatgagtattaaatataattataacttttcaTACATAACATATAAAGCTAAAAATGCAGCTTGACTTTTCAaggagtaattttttttttttttgtaaagaacaattcaatttatttttagaaattttattttatcttttgtgGAAAGATATGTGTGCTCCTGTACTGTCGGAATTGATCAGCCGATTTCAATGCTCGACGTCTTTTCTTCGAAATGCGAAGATACAAAGTTGCTTTCAGGGGTGGAATCTGTATTATTGAATTCACACAAGATTAAATGTTACAACACGAAGCTCATATGGATTCCAAGTGTGCGTCTAGTAACTATCACACGAAGCAATAAAGCAAAAGAGTGGGGTGCCAAGAATTCTGATCAGTAAGTAGTCTGTATTTTCGGAAAAAAATGGTTGCTTCGTtgattaatcattaatattgTCAATGGTTGATTTACTGTATTTTATAGTGGTGAGATGCtttattattttgacaatATGTTTCGcagacaaaattattttcgtatGGCGAAAAATAACTTTGTAGCTGGGCGGGAAGGAAAGGAATATcgttattttggagcaagttGCTTTAATTTATTGCCGAAGGTATgataaacaatattaataaaacgAAGAAactttataagaaatttttctttattaaataatttagtactTACTTAGTTCATTTAGAAGAAAAGTACTGAAATGTACATAGTAAACTTCGAttgacataaataataataaaataaagcgaatgtgaaaaaaatatcaaacagcTGAAATAGGACGATAATGCGCACTCATCCCCTGTGGGATAAATGTacacaatatatatacatatatagtctaatgattttttttttaattttattaattgaaaataaacgaCTCAGAATCGAAATTCTTGGCACCCCACTCTCCTGCTTTATTGCTTCGTGTGATAGTTACCAGACGCACACTTGGAATCCACATGAGCTTCGTGTTGTAACATTTAATCTTGTGTGAATTCAATAGTACAGATTTCCCCTCTGAAAGCAACTTTGTTTCTTCGCATTTCGAAGAAAGAACATCGGACATTGAAATTTGCTGATCAATTCCGACAGCACAGGAGTACACGTATCTTCCcacaaaagataaaataaaatttctaaaaatgagTTACCTAGCCATTTGAATCcagtgacctacaattctTCCaaaggattaaaaaatttcgagaaaactgctttttttgaaatgtcgagAGTAGAACACAACCTCAACGCTTcggttatgaggcgtgcaaaaaaatttgactcaatcaatgtatttttttttctgccctccaggcggaaagtggcaactttcggcccgctgcgctaaacgaaattgccgctttccgcctctgtcggacagaaaaatagtatacaaacctatggcaggaaaataataaatatctcagatcacatatatgtcgacctcggcttcgcctcgggcaacatatatgtgttctgagacatttctcatttttttgccacaggtgtgtaatatactattaacaAGCTACAGTgttttcaagatttcatatACGACGgataggaaaattttttaactataattcTTCTAATCAGTTCTTGCCTTTCAGTAATTTTCATActagtataaatctaatttaaatGGATGGAAATATTTCATCTTCGCTAACACTTTGGGACAAATCGTCCTCGgacgatttattttttaactattttgatgttttctTCCGTTTCTATTTCGctttctaattttttgaaaagtatggaattaatcttcatttaattatttttctttatacctcGGTCAAAAGTACGCATCTTTTGCACCTATTTCGAGGCAGAAAGTTAAAGATTCATGCATTGATTAAGCTACACATTCGCCTTCTATAACAGCGGGAGCAAATGCTTTCGCTACCGCGGCTGACATTAGTCATTTGTTACTAACTATGTTTTGTTTACGCTGATCATTTACGATTGATGGTACAATACAACTTGGTtatatttctttctttcttctacttacatgaaatatttcatatatagatagagatattaataaaaatataactgtCGTAAGAGTGAGTAGATCATCCGATGTAACTTATAACCAGGTTGTACTGTACTAAGATTCAGTTTGACAGTGACGTGTGTAAAATGgatcaactttatttaattaatgaattatttagaaaaatgtacgcagtaacaacaatttaatttgatttttattaattattgttaattttcagataatatgctcgttttttctatttttaaccgAGAATAATCTTCATTATGTTTGttgaattcaagaaatttcagttttatttaatctaacaattaaaaaaaaaaatgttttttaattatttttcatttaattttacattaatttttttttatttgatgcctgcccccccccccctctccccgaccagcagcactcgcttcgctcgtgccgcaaatgtcgggccggggcaggcatcaattttttttcgatacagtacatgaaatattttacgtactttcgaccggctataaagaaaaatagtatacactacacggGCAGAAGTTTGAGAGCTCTGAACTGCGTGCCGTGATGCcctcggctacgcctcgggcatcatggcgcgcagtACAGAAATCTGAAACTTTCTGCCctaatagtgtaatatactattgaaaatagtatgcaaaatatcttatTTTCGTGAACTAGTAatgctataataataaaaatagttgccgaagTGAGgcaaactaaatttttcaatcgtaaagcactctctgatgcttcacATGATTATGTcgtacaaaatttattttacatttttgtattttatgttTCAGGTGAGTGTCGAAATCACTGGATTTACTCATACGCAAACAAAAATGAACAAATCCGCTATTTGTGAGTCAAAACaagagattttatttaatttatgctaattgatttaatagtttaataaactgaaatttatcataagtttttgaatgaaaaattttaagaaacaaTTTGGAGAAccgaaatttcaataatatggTTTGCGTAAGGTCGCAATAGCAGAGAACCCATTATCTTGAATTTGCTTATTGCTTTGAAATTCAACATATAAGACATGTGATTTAGATCAAATCTCTCCTGGCCCGGTATTATTGCAATATCTCCCAATGAGCGGTGAATAATAACTGTCACCATTTCGCAACTCGACGTAATCATTCTCACAGTTTTCAGATGCTTCAAgttgaaaataatcaaattttaaagtaattcgTTTGTAAAAAGGCGCAACTAGATATCAAAGGCACCGTTTGTTAGCTGTATACTGATTTGAAAGCCTGGAGATTCTAAATAATACTCTTTTCCATCTTGCATTTCTATGTCACCTCCACAATGTTTCCTGAAGCATCCGTTGAAGCCAAAGTGTTTACTGTTGAAAGTATTTGTGTGGTACGTAATGAGCAATTGGTTTGTTCGAGAACCTACTTCCTCCCAACCGCCTTGTCCACAGAGATTCGCTGcaaagataaattttgtatataaataaacaaaaaaactttgagagcataatttcaaaaatttctaaccATATAAAGAATCCATTTTAGATTCATCGTTAACTCGCAAATAATTAGTCCGACAGCCTTCGCTTTCAGGAATgctcaaatttaaaatatagaaAACAACTTCATCACTAGTTGCCTTCACAATTCTCCATTCACAATGTTTTGTTGAACTGGATGAAGTATTTACATCATTGGTTACATTGAATGTTCCATGATCACCCTCAAGTAATTTTCTACAATCTTAAATAACatgcaaattaaaattatgtagtTATTAAACAGTACTcatctaatttaaattattttttgtattaattataaccATACGACAACGAATAGGATAGTTATTTTCAATAGGCTTCGCCACAATGACAAAACGGTtgtatctcaaaaaaattagtaaagcGATTGGTCCTACGAGCCAAatttgcaacttcccgccaattttaaatacaaagcGCTCCAAATTTAACAGTTACGacgttttgagctcttcgagtctattttatatttaataaaaaacttttttcaaaatatttaagctACAACAATTTTCGAACTAATCATTCGCTTTGAGAACGCTTGACAGGATTTCGCGTGGTTGACAGAGCTTCACCAAAACATCCAGAAAAAAATCCgttctaataattaattgaaaagcCGTGTTGTGTTGATTTTTAAAGTTGGATGTCTCTCGAAAAAATGAATCGATTTTGATGCGGCTTGCAGCAAcctacgtagttttttgagtttaaCGGAAACaattatcagaaaaaaattgacgacaaaaattttttcagttatttaaaaaaaaaaacacttttttcggattgctttcgacaacgatctctcgaacgaatcaaccgattctgataCGGTTTACGGCAGtcaacgtcatttcttaagTAACAAAGATAATTAGATCATAGGATTGATCAAAACAGAAGTTttgaagtaattccaaaaaattcattttttgaaaattaaaaaaacttgaatttttgagtttttctTAGAATCTACCGTGCCAATTCGGATATCATGACcagtcgaaaaattttttttagcgggaagttacaaattaaattcatttcgatttttttcttcaaattacTGATGTTTCTAAAGTTTCAAACCACACAGTTGATAGTAAATATCTTGTGTAAGctatttcgattttttttttttttcgtttttattgcattgattaatttttttttgataaaaagtttgatgtaaattttgatcaaCCTTTTGTATAATCAGAAACCATTGAATTTCCATTTCAATGAAGCAATTAGTTAAGATAAAGAGTTAAagttttactaaaaataaacgtATGCAATTTTATAAGTCCTTTTTATTCTAACCATTTTTTACCTTCGAGTAAAActaagtatttaaataatatagatttgaACTTACCAGAACAATTGTAGAGCCGATTCACACCACTAATATCAATTTCACTTAATTGTTCTCTTCTGCCAATTTCTTCGATTTCAATATCTTCAGTTTTTAAAGGAGTTATGGTTTGTTTATATCGGTCACATGCAAATTCATTCGTGCGATAATGCATTATCGAATTGAAAGCATATGTCTGATTAAGCGTAATCGCATCTTCAGGTGAtaacccgagtcgaaatttagagCCTATATAGAACCCTTTAGTCCGAAATAGATCCGACTGAGAGCCCTGTAGTCCCATAGCTCCGATTTTGAACCCACAGGTCCAAACATTCACCGAGAGGTCCGATTTTGAACCCTCAAGTCCGTCAATATTAGCctcttcataaatttttattaactacaattaaattattcatgatataaaaaattaaaaattaaaaattaaaaattaaaaattaaaaactaaaaataacaaattaaaaataaaaaatttcttgactggagaacaaaattcttggctcaagaaaattttcgggtgcctgaaggaaggccGAAGTTGTATTggccaaagtaaaaattattcttgaaattctatttttggtggaagtcattttttcttaattcaaattatcataaatacttgttacaataaatttttgtatttgatcaagatttttagatactttaggaaaGCAGCGCCACTTATTTCAGCTGAgagatacccattttatattattttagcgtgcaattatacatattgaatgaaaaaaaatgattcaatattatttgatcttcccatttgacatattaatcaataaaaatgttaatgaaaatttacttctatcgagatatttaattttttggagtaagaGTCTCGGCCGTTCCTTTGGTGAATCAGACTTGAACCAAGACTCATCATGGCTCATCTAGCTCTGGATATTTAATGGTGTGCTAGGCTTGGGTCAAGACTGGATAACTtagccttggccattcaatggaaaatctaaagttaattaatcattaagtaaGAGAAGGGGAGGGGCAAATGGATCTATTAAGACAAAAATGTTGAAATCCTTAATGTTTTTCTCTGGTTTTACGTTTTTTAGTCCTTTGCCAAGTATTTGACATTAATTTGTTctgtttattgaaaataaaaaattaaaaatgtggggcaaaatgggccaccttcagaaaatgtttatcatataaatttttcaacttgtcttactttttttggccttttactgagtttatggtattaattttgttgtgtctatcgaaattaaaaattgagaaaagtgagaaatgtcaaaaaaaaattacaacaaaaattttttcaaatgcggttcgtttggaataacttttaaacggatttaccgatcgattctaaacactaatcagctcttaacatcaaaaaaccatgtTGATCGCAGCCAGCCCGCTCAAAGTCAGTTGATTCGTTAGTTAGTTATCGTTGTcaaaagaaaaccaaaaaaagtattttttcggaattacttcgaaattcctatttcgatcaatttaaactgaaAGATTCTTTGTGATTCTTcagaaactgcgtcgaatgccgccaaccgtgtagaaatcggttcattaattcaaaagttattacagtttaaaaattcaaaaaatagtgttttatcaaacttctatcagatttttgagctcggagaattcaaaatgacacgaaaattatatttattaaaaattgatttttctattaattatttaattaaaatttccaccaataattaaaaacttaaatttattaactgaaaaaatttttcttcttgatctgaagagaaaaattcttaaactaagaaatttatattggtttaagtgaattttatttgattcaagaatttttcgtcttgattcaatacaatgaatttctttaaagttgtaaaaatttattgtttaacgaatatttgttagcaaatgctaaaattaaaaatttattattcaaccaaaacaattacatatcgtcaaaattgatatggtctttaaaaaaattaaaattaattaatttacagttaaatttttaatattgataattttaaatattaaaatttataataaaatattgaaaatccaTAGAATAATGTACAAAGTCTAAGGTAATATAAGGACTTgacttttgcattttttttaattaataaccatgtgtaaaaaatagttaattttcatcaaaacacgatattaaataacataaattatataaataataaaccgtcacacttcatcattatatagatttagcttatgAGAATGATGAGATGTATAGTAGCTCATCGGTCGTATAGTGTAAGGGTTAGGTATCGGTCtagcaagcgcgcggctcagGTTCGAATCTCGGATAGGACGGATgtgattttcactttatttctatgaTTAGCGAAAGTTAGGTTTAAATAAGAGTCAAACAGTCTGAAATTGCATTAGCTCTAcatctaaaattaaattaaaaaaaatgacgcttaaaaaattaatttttttattatttcttatcaaaAAGCATGAGGCAGACTTGAAAATTGACTAGGGCACggtcctggtaaccaggcatgGGCCAGTCGTGGCAACTAa contains the following coding sequences:
- the LOC123271906 gene encoding dorsal-ventral patterning protein tolloid-like; the encoded protein is MHYRTNEFACDRYKQTITPLKTEDIEIEEIGRREQLSEIDISGVNRLYNCSDCRKLLEGDHGTFNVTNDVNTSSSSTKHCEWRIVKATSDEVVFYILNLSIPESEGCRTNYLRVNDESKMDSLYANLCGQGGWEEVGSRTNQLLITYHTNTFNSKHFGFNGCFRKHCGGDIEMQDGKEYYLESPGFQISIQLTNGAFDI